Proteins co-encoded in one Mastacembelus armatus chromosome 24, fMasArm1.2, whole genome shotgun sequence genomic window:
- the ccn6 gene encoding cellular communication network factor 6 isoform X2 translates to MLSLLCCSLLLILAQQCFSRAQNNGQLLAPRGSQSATERRQFCQWPCKCAERPYCAPGVSSVLDGCGCCKSCARQMGEQCNERDVCDPHKGMYCDFSADKPRYEIGVCAYMMAVGCDLNGAHYENGEAFQPSPLYKCTCIAGAIGCTPAFIQKSAGLLGRVPPMGNIPAGLRQSPKKHQQETTYMTAYRDPPLAWKKNCLIQTTSWSSCSKTCGLGISVRVNNDNTKCEMRKERRLCLLRPCEKSVLRSVKVPKGKTCRPKFQAKKAEKLKVSGCSSNKKFKPTYCGVCTDKRCCVPNKSHMIKVNFTCKEGSTTQWKMQWITSCVCQRKCNDPGDMFSELQLL, encoded by the exons TGCTTCAGCAGGGCTCAGAACAATGGGCAGCTGCTGGCTCCCCGGGGCTCACAGTCTGCGACTGAGAGGCGGCAGTTCTGCCAGTGGCCCTGCAAGTGTGCGGAGAGACCTTACTGTGCCCCAGGGGTGAGCTCCGTCCTGGATGGGTGTGGCTGCTGCAAGAGCTGTGCCAGGCAGATGGGAGAGCAATGCAATGAGAGGGATGTCTGTGACCCGCACAAGGGCATGTACTGTGACTTCTCAGCAGACAAGCCAAGATATGAGATCGgcgtgtgtgcat ACATGATGGCAGTAGGCTGTGACCTGAATGGAGCCCACTATGAGAACGGCGAAGCTTTCCAGCCCAGTCCTCTCTATAAGTGTACATGTATTGCTGGAGCCATTGGCTGTACTCCTGCTTTTATCCAGAAGTCGGCTGGTCTCTTAGGCCGTGTCCCACCGATGGGTAACATCCCAGCTGGCCTCCGTCAGAGCCCAAAGAAACACCAGCAGGAGACTACATACATGACAG CTTACAGGGATCCTCCTTTAGCCTGGAAGAAGAACTGCCTGATACAGACGACCTCCTGGAGCTCCTGCTCCAAGACCTGTGGCCTGGGCATCTCTGTACGGGTCAACAATGACAACACCAAATGTGAGATGAGAAAGGAGCGCCGCCTGTGCCTGCTGCGACCTTGTGAGAAGAGTGTGCTTAGGAGTGTTAAG GTGCCAAAGGGAAAGACTTGCCGGCCTAAATTCCAAGCAAAGAAAGCAGAGAAGCTGAAAGTCTCGGGCTGTTCCAGTAACAAGAAGTTTAAGCCCACATACTGCGGTGTCTGTACAGACAAGCGCTGTTGTGTACCCAACAAGTCACACATGATAAAGGTCAACTTCACCTGTAAAGAAGGCTCCACCACACAGTGGAAGATGCAGTGGATAACGTCCTGCGTGTGCCAGAGGAAGTGCAACGATCCAGGTGACATGTTCTCTGAGCTGCAGTTGCTCTAA
- the ccn6 gene encoding cellular communication network factor 6 isoform X3, with translation MLSLLCCSLLLILAQQKISRSATERRQFCQWPCKCAERPYCAPGVSSVLDGCGCCKSCARQMGEQCNERDVCDPHKGMYCDFSADKPRYEIGVCAYMMAVGCDLNGAHYENGEAFQPSPLYKCTCIAGAIGCTPAFIQKSAGLLGRVPPMGNIPAGLRQSPKKHQQETTYMTAYRDPPLAWKKNCLIQTTSWSSCSKTCGLGISVRVNNDNTKCEMRKERRLCLLRPCEKSVLRSVKVPKGKTCRPKFQAKKAEKLKVSGCSSNKKFKPTYCGVCTDKRCCVPNKSHMIKVNFTCKEGSTTQWKMQWITSCVCQRKCNDPGDMFSELQLL, from the exons TCTGCGACTGAGAGGCGGCAGTTCTGCCAGTGGCCCTGCAAGTGTGCGGAGAGACCTTACTGTGCCCCAGGGGTGAGCTCCGTCCTGGATGGGTGTGGCTGCTGCAAGAGCTGTGCCAGGCAGATGGGAGAGCAATGCAATGAGAGGGATGTCTGTGACCCGCACAAGGGCATGTACTGTGACTTCTCAGCAGACAAGCCAAGATATGAGATCGgcgtgtgtgcat ACATGATGGCAGTAGGCTGTGACCTGAATGGAGCCCACTATGAGAACGGCGAAGCTTTCCAGCCCAGTCCTCTCTATAAGTGTACATGTATTGCTGGAGCCATTGGCTGTACTCCTGCTTTTATCCAGAAGTCGGCTGGTCTCTTAGGCCGTGTCCCACCGATGGGTAACATCCCAGCTGGCCTCCGTCAGAGCCCAAAGAAACACCAGCAGGAGACTACATACATGACAG CTTACAGGGATCCTCCTTTAGCCTGGAAGAAGAACTGCCTGATACAGACGACCTCCTGGAGCTCCTGCTCCAAGACCTGTGGCCTGGGCATCTCTGTACGGGTCAACAATGACAACACCAAATGTGAGATGAGAAAGGAGCGCCGCCTGTGCCTGCTGCGACCTTGTGAGAAGAGTGTGCTTAGGAGTGTTAAG GTGCCAAAGGGAAAGACTTGCCGGCCTAAATTCCAAGCAAAGAAAGCAGAGAAGCTGAAAGTCTCGGGCTGTTCCAGTAACAAGAAGTTTAAGCCCACATACTGCGGTGTCTGTACAGACAAGCGCTGTTGTGTACCCAACAAGTCACACATGATAAAGGTCAACTTCACCTGTAAAGAAGGCTCCACCACACAGTGGAAGATGCAGTGGATAACGTCCTGCGTGTGCCAGAGGAAGTGCAACGATCCAGGTGACATGTTCTCTGAGCTGCAGTTGCTCTAA
- the ccn6 gene encoding cellular communication network factor 6 isoform X1: MCKSDISSEKCLTKKPYFETTKFFVLLPTQCFSRAQNNGQLLAPRGSQSATERRQFCQWPCKCAERPYCAPGVSSVLDGCGCCKSCARQMGEQCNERDVCDPHKGMYCDFSADKPRYEIGVCAYMMAVGCDLNGAHYENGEAFQPSPLYKCTCIAGAIGCTPAFIQKSAGLLGRVPPMGNIPAGLRQSPKKHQQETTYMTAYRDPPLAWKKNCLIQTTSWSSCSKTCGLGISVRVNNDNTKCEMRKERRLCLLRPCEKSVLRSVKVPKGKTCRPKFQAKKAEKLKVSGCSSNKKFKPTYCGVCTDKRCCVPNKSHMIKVNFTCKEGSTTQWKMQWITSCVCQRKCNDPGDMFSELQLL; this comes from the exons ATGTGCAAGTCTGATATTTCCAGTGAGAAATGTCTGACAAAAAAACCATACTTTGAAACCACCAAATTCTTTGTTCTTCTCCCCACCCAGTGCTTCAGCAGGGCTCAGAACAATGGGCAGCTGCTGGCTCCCCGGGGCTCACAGTCTGCGACTGAGAGGCGGCAGTTCTGCCAGTGGCCCTGCAAGTGTGCGGAGAGACCTTACTGTGCCCCAGGGGTGAGCTCCGTCCTGGATGGGTGTGGCTGCTGCAAGAGCTGTGCCAGGCAGATGGGAGAGCAATGCAATGAGAGGGATGTCTGTGACCCGCACAAGGGCATGTACTGTGACTTCTCAGCAGACAAGCCAAGATATGAGATCGgcgtgtgtgcat ACATGATGGCAGTAGGCTGTGACCTGAATGGAGCCCACTATGAGAACGGCGAAGCTTTCCAGCCCAGTCCTCTCTATAAGTGTACATGTATTGCTGGAGCCATTGGCTGTACTCCTGCTTTTATCCAGAAGTCGGCTGGTCTCTTAGGCCGTGTCCCACCGATGGGTAACATCCCAGCTGGCCTCCGTCAGAGCCCAAAGAAACACCAGCAGGAGACTACATACATGACAG CTTACAGGGATCCTCCTTTAGCCTGGAAGAAGAACTGCCTGATACAGACGACCTCCTGGAGCTCCTGCTCCAAGACCTGTGGCCTGGGCATCTCTGTACGGGTCAACAATGACAACACCAAATGTGAGATGAGAAAGGAGCGCCGCCTGTGCCTGCTGCGACCTTGTGAGAAGAGTGTGCTTAGGAGTGTTAAG GTGCCAAAGGGAAAGACTTGCCGGCCTAAATTCCAAGCAAAGAAAGCAGAGAAGCTGAAAGTCTCGGGCTGTTCCAGTAACAAGAAGTTTAAGCCCACATACTGCGGTGTCTGTACAGACAAGCGCTGTTGTGTACCCAACAAGTCACACATGATAAAGGTCAACTTCACCTGTAAAGAAGGCTCCACCACACAGTGGAAGATGCAGTGGATAACGTCCTGCGTGTGCCAGAGGAAGTGCAACGATCCAGGTGACATGTTCTCTGAGCTGCAGTTGCTCTAA